In one Thermodesulfobium acidiphilum genomic region, the following are encoded:
- a CDS encoding DtxR family transcriptional regulator, with protein sequence MEKPCLEKDFISDSYSELTPSLENYLRTIYDINQSKGIARVRDLAKQLRVKTPSAVAAIESLKNKGLVTQERYGHIELTNKGRILAQNLSRRKNTIVNFLVRILRIEKNLAEQDACLLEHDFSQSTFRKMEKMIAFIEMLEEKHPEIFKEFKKFIFDSDEKYEANEPKSLVELKDDEEAIIVHINLDQISKEKLAILGLKKGSKIKRIQSYKDIINFQIEDSFIALSLNECKHIYCKTV encoded by the coding sequence GTGGAAAAACCTTGTTTAGAAAAAGACTTTATAAGCGATAGTTACTCAGAATTAACGCCTAGTTTAGAAAATTATCTTCGAACCATATATGACATAAACCAGTCAAAAGGCATTGCCAGAGTAAGAGACCTTGCAAAGCAGCTTAGAGTAAAAACGCCTTCTGCAGTAGCAGCAATTGAATCCTTAAAGAACAAGGGTCTGGTAACTCAAGAAAGATATGGACATATAGAGCTTACAAATAAAGGAAGAATTCTCGCACAAAATCTTTCAAGAAGAAAAAATACAATAGTTAACTTTTTAGTCCGAATCCTAAGAATTGAGAAAAATCTGGCTGAACAGGATGCCTGTCTCTTAGAACATGATTTTAGCCAAAGCACATTTAGAAAAATGGAAAAGATGATAGCTTTCATAGAAATGTTGGAAGAAAAGCACCCAGAAATTTTTAAAGAATTTAAGAAATTTATATTTGATAGCGACGAAAAATATGAAGCAAATGAACCAAAAAGTTTAGTTGAACTTAAAGACGATGAAGAAGCAATCATAGTTCATATTAATCTCGATCAGATTAGCAAAGAAAAGCTTGCTATACTTGGTCTAAAAAAAGGCTCAAAAATAAAAAGAATTCAATCCTACAAAGATATAATTAACTTTCAGATTGAAGATAGTTTTATAGCATTATCTCTAAATGAGTGTAAACACAT
- a CDS encoding N-acyl homoserine lactonase family protein, with product MMTYQFNYGKPFVIPIYSWYLEGSNKNILIDTGEFMPLKSKDRVDALGAKIYSFEEGLSKYNLTPEDIDIVIHTHLHNDHCENDSKCKNAIFYVHENELKQIHNPHPLDYRYVEDFILDIEENKQIVSLKDDTDIMPGIKMIYTPAHSPGGMSVLINTEKGKALITGFCVIDENFNPPPQVLGMGMEVIPPGTLINSYEAYDILLKVKEMADIIIPLHEPRFAKVETI from the coding sequence ATGATGACATATCAGTTTAACTATGGCAAACCATTTGTAATACCTATTTATAGCTGGTATTTAGAAGGGAGTAACAAAAACATCCTTATTGATACTGGTGAATTTATGCCCTTAAAGTCAAAAGACAGAGTTGATGCCCTGGGAGCAAAAATATATTCTTTTGAAGAAGGGCTTTCGAAGTATAATCTTACTCCAGAAGACATAGACATAGTAATTCATACTCATCTACATAACGACCACTGTGAAAACGATTCAAAGTGTAAAAACGCAATATTCTACGTACACGAAAATGAGCTAAAGCAGATTCACAATCCTCATCCTTTAGATTATAGATATGTAGAAGACTTTATCTTAGATATAGAGGAAAATAAACAGATTGTTTCTCTGAAAGACGATACCGATATCATGCCTGGCATAAAAATGATCTACACCCCTGCACATTCACCCGGCGGCATGTCTGTATTAATAAATACCGAAAAGGGTAAAGCCCTAATAACAGGCTTTTGCGTAATAGACGAAAACTTTAATCCACCACCACAAGTATTAGGAATGGGAATGGAAGTAATCCCACCAGGAACTTTGATTAATTCATATGAAGCATACGATATTTTATTAAAAGTTAAAGAGATGGCTGACATTATAATTCCACTGCATGAACCAAGATTTGCAAAAGTAGAAACCATTTAG
- the csx2 gene encoding TIGR02221 family CRISPR-associated protein, whose translation MGNVLISFLGVGDYKVTKYFMNGDDEKVFSTKYAPIAIANLANIEKIILLVTKESRNKHFEQFKKEANDLCVKVEDRDIPEGLTENERWEIWDKVIDCTESMNQISFDITHSYRLIPFYVFLTIEFLRNIRGIDLGGLYYGLYDKDKEKSPIINLGEVLDILSWINFSGFFVKTGIFSKDARDFVRKIHAGAYRNNSSIKPKILQTIAGNFESISSSLNLAQDININKYTDDLLKNLEKEDDLIKEANYLAKPFEKIFKS comes from the coding sequence GTGGGGAACGTTTTAATAAGTTTTTTGGGTGTAGGGGACTATAAGGTTACAAAGTATTTTATGAATGGCGATGATGAAAAGGTATTTTCTACAAAGTATGCCCCTATAGCTATAGCTAATCTTGCTAATATAGAGAAAATTATATTGCTTGTTACAAAAGAGTCAAGAAATAAACATTTTGAACAGTTTAAAAAAGAAGCAAACGATTTATGCGTGAAGGTAGAGGATAGAGATATTCCAGAAGGGCTTACAGAAAATGAAAGGTGGGAAATCTGGGACAAGGTTATCGATTGTACAGAATCTATGAATCAAATTTCTTTTGACATCACACACTCTTACAGACTTATACCATTTTATGTTTTTTTGACAATTGAGTTTTTGAGAAATATAAGGGGCATCGACCTGGGTGGTCTGTATTATGGCTTATATGACAAAGACAAAGAAAAAAGTCCCATAATTAACCTTGGAGAAGTTCTGGATATCTTAAGCTGGATAAACTTTTCAGGATTTTTTGTTAAAACTGGAATATTTTCAAAGGATGCAAGAGATTTTGTAAGAAAAATTCACGCAGGGGCATATAGAAACAATAGTTCTATAAAGCCAAAAATTTTGCAAACAATAGCGGGCAATTTTGAGTCTATTTCGTCTTCTTTAAACCTGGCTCAGGATATAAATATTAATAAGTATACGGATGACTTGCTAAAAAATTTAGAAAAAGAGGATGATCTAATAAAAGAGGCAAATTATCTCGCAAAACCGTTTGAGAAGATTTTTAAAAGTTAG
- a CDS encoding complement resistance protein TraT — MKFNIGKFSSLLVLFLLISFCFAGIAKADSSGLTAGKISLSTKMSSSIFLQPVSPDKRIVYVSVRNTSTATGLDFRKELVTELTNEGYKITDNPDDANFMLMSNVLYIGKETKDYTAEGALAGGFGGALIGSAFNPSGKYTGTIAGGVIGALAGAAIGNSINSDKYMMVVDVQLEQRQPGTQTETTTNAAQGTATTETSSNSSIKDWAIYRDRVVSEASGTNIKFDDVEPVLRQQLAHAIANLLP; from the coding sequence ATGAAATTTAATATTGGAAAGTTTAGTAGTTTGCTGGTTTTATTTTTACTTATTTCATTTTGCTTTGCTGGTATAGCAAAGGCAGATTCTAGTGGCCTTACAGCAGGTAAAATTTCTCTTAGCACCAAGATGAGCTCAAGTATCTTTTTGCAACCAGTTTCACCAGATAAAAGGATAGTATATGTGAGCGTAAGGAATACGTCTACTGCAACTGGTTTGGACTTTAGGAAGGAGTTAGTTACTGAATTAACTAATGAGGGATATAAGATCACTGATAATCCTGATGATGCCAATTTTATGCTGATGTCAAATGTTCTTTATATTGGTAAAGAAACGAAAGATTACACTGCTGAAGGGGCTCTTGCAGGGGGATTTGGTGGAGCTCTTATAGGCTCAGCTTTTAATCCAAGTGGGAAATATACTGGAACTATTGCGGGTGGAGTGATTGGAGCACTTGCTGGAGCTGCTATCGGGAATTCTATTAACTCTGATAAGTATATGATGGTGGTAGACGTGCAACTTGAACAAAGGCAGCCAGGCACACAGACAGAGACTACTACCAACGCAGCTCAGGGAACTGCTACTACAGAGACCTCAAGCAATTCTAGTATTAAAGATTGGGCGATATACAGAGATAGAGTAGTATCTGAAGCATCTGGTACAAATATAAAATTTGACGATGTAGAGCCAGTATTAAGACAGCAGTTAGCTCACGCAATAGCTAATTTGCTCCCATAA
- a CDS encoding protoglobin domain-containing protein, with translation MESSESIKKIYNFKETDRDNLKSLCAAAKQNADNFIENLYNFLITFPDYYKFLGKLEVRKRHEEKFKVWFTDLFCGEYDESYIIRIQKIGQVHADMGLPTHYVSATISFIRNYIHKRILLSCPNEEERRSCRESVDKILDINLDILTSSYVDENKIYIAQTNIESKIVRISSKISYYFDIALVLALVFTSFMIFVLFLSDIYNFLRSTSSFESSVINILGAMLIIWTIRELLEEELKRLKGKKFALNIFISLAMAAMLRKILIFSLEPHNSTEVIVLGFLVLILGIVYWLMNKSAI, from the coding sequence TTGGAAAGTTCTGAAAGCATAAAAAAAATTTACAATTTTAAAGAAACAGATAGAGATAATCTTAAGTCTCTATGTGCTGCAGCAAAGCAAAACGCTGATAATTTTATAGAGAACCTATATAACTTTCTTATTACTTTTCCAGATTATTATAAATTTTTGGGTAAGCTGGAAGTTAGAAAAAGACATGAAGAAAAGTTTAAAGTTTGGTTTACAGATCTATTCTGTGGGGAATATGACGAAAGCTACATTATAAGAATCCAAAAAATCGGACAAGTTCACGCCGATATGGGGTTACCTACCCATTACGTCAGCGCTACAATAAGCTTTATAAGAAACTATATTCACAAAAGAATACTTCTCTCCTGTCCGAACGAGGAAGAGAGGAGAAGTTGTAGAGAATCTGTTGACAAGATATTAGACATAAATCTTGATATCTTAACCAGTTCCTATGTAGACGAAAATAAGATTTATATTGCTCAAACAAATATAGAAAGCAAGATAGTAAGAATAAGTTCAAAGATATCCTATTACTTTGACATTGCCCTTGTATTAGCTCTTGTATTTACAAGCTTTATGATATTTGTCTTGTTTTTATCAGATATTTATAACTTTTTAAGAAGCACTTCATCTTTTGAAAGCAGCGTAATAAACATACTTGGTGCTATGCTTATAATCTGGACTATCAGAGAACTTTTAGAAGAAGAGTTAAAAAGATTAAAGGGCAAAAAGTTTGCACTAAACATATTTATAAGCCTTGCTATGGCAGCCATGCTTAGGAAAATATTGATATTTTCACTTGAACCTCATAACTCTACAGAAGTAATAGTACTCGGATTTCTTGTATTGATACTTGGCATAGTATATTGGCTTATGAATAAGAGCGCTATTTAG
- a CDS encoding WYL domain-containing protein has product MISKIYNLEILNKIKEFTNDDFCNLSNEELRWLKYLINTDESGFFFNAEDRKELKTYLADINTSSLPKIIIKNKPKRNRKSWSLLEPLFTAIFEEKDLILRFQISDSEQFKAKCFPYKIEFEFYKDEWYLLWLNLSEDKKKMKTPFASILSFEIIDRENELFEEAEKIFLEEYHFAKFRVDKQYLDDLKRILLTLIDFKPILEKDIQNSLIFKIKYKPSEEGYLLQKFRQLGKRAIILEPRFLVEKMLFTYTKSLERYSKSQS; this is encoded by the coding sequence ATGATATCTAAGATATATAACCTTGAAATATTAAATAAGATAAAAGAGTTTACAAATGATGATTTTTGTAATTTAAGCAATGAAGAATTGAGATGGTTAAAATATTTAATTAACACTGATGAGTCAGGCTTTTTCTTTAATGCAGAAGACAGAAAAGAATTAAAAACTTATTTAGCTGACATAAACACATCGAGTCTACCAAAAATAATAATAAAAAATAAACCAAAGAGAAATAGAAAGTCCTGGAGTCTTTTAGAGCCATTGTTCACAGCTATTTTTGAAGAAAAAGACTTAATTCTAAGATTTCAAATTTCTGATTCTGAACAATTTAAGGCAAAATGCTTCCCTTACAAAATAGAATTTGAATTTTACAAGGATGAATGGTACCTCTTGTGGCTAAATTTGAGCGAAGACAAGAAAAAGATGAAAACTCCATTTGCGTCTATACTTTCATTTGAAATAATAGATAGAGAAAATGAATTATTCGAAGAAGCAGAAAAAATTTTTCTTGAAGAGTATCATTTTGCCAAATTTAGGGTTGACAAACAATATCTTGACGATCTAAAAAGAATCCTATTAACGCTTATTGATTTTAAACCAATTCTTGAAAAAGACATCCAAAATAGTCTTATTTTCAAAATAAAATACAAGCCCTCAGAAGAGGGCTATCTGCTCCAAAAATTCAGACAACTTGGCAAGAGGGCGATAATACTTGAGCCAAGATTCTTAGTCGAAAAAATGCTATTTACTTACACAAAAAGCTTAGAAAGATATTCAAAGAGCCAATCATAG
- the cas6 gene encoding CRISPR system precrRNA processing endoribonuclease RAMP protein Cas6, which yields MLKFKKFKITLKLRDFTSLPKYKSITLRGGFGSIFKSIACVQKALDCSECILNESCIYRKIFDSPRPQGAMKMTKYPYIPHPFIIFSQNYETSFDKEDLFDFELVLMGDSIENLPFFVYTFIKLGEIGLGKDRARFEVVSVRDVNGELFDQEHKTINSFAKNPSLLSLDRIYSSENNGFKNLKIDFLSPLSLRFEGKTVSLLQFHILIRNLLRRVSLLEFFYGYPSFESSFIKKCINESLEVKILENNTYLENLKRFSGRQQRLINHMGLVGDITFSNVPNSLISLIDSAKEISIGRNTSFGFGRYLLTIL from the coding sequence ATGTTAAAATTTAAAAAATTTAAAATAACGCTTAAGCTTCGTGATTTTACATCACTGCCGAAATACAAAAGCATAACGCTAAGAGGGGGATTTGGGAGTATTTTCAAAAGTATTGCCTGCGTTCAAAAGGCGTTGGATTGTAGCGAATGCATATTAAATGAGAGTTGTATTTATAGAAAAATATTTGATAGCCCAAGGCCTCAGGGCGCAATGAAAATGACTAAATATCCATATATCCCCCATCCCTTTATTATATTTTCTCAAAATTATGAAACATCTTTTGATAAAGAGGATCTTTTTGATTTTGAGTTAGTTTTGATGGGTGACAGTATTGAAAATTTACCATTTTTTGTTTATACGTTTATCAAGTTAGGAGAAATTGGCCTTGGTAAAGATAGGGCAAGATTCGAAGTGGTTAGTGTAAGGGATGTAAATGGTGAGTTATTCGACCAGGAACATAAAACAATTAATTCATTTGCTAAAAACCCATCATTGTTAAGCCTTGATAGGATATATTCGTCAGAAAACAATGGTTTTAAAAATTTAAAAATTGATTTCTTGTCTCCTTTGTCTCTTAGATTTGAAGGAAAAACAGTTTCTCTTCTTCAATTTCATATATTGATAAGAAATTTGTTGAGAAGAGTTTCATTGCTTGAGTTCTTCTATGGATATCCATCTTTTGAATCAAGTTTTATAAAGAAATGCATAAACGAATCACTTGAGGTAAAAATTTTAGAAAATAATACATATTTAGAAAATTTGAAAAGATTTTCTGGTAGGCAACAGAGACTAATTAACCATATGGGATTGGTTGGTGATATAACTTTTTCTAATGTGCCTAACAGTTTGATTTCTCTAATTGACAGCGCAAAAGAGATTTCTATAGGAAGAAACACAAGTTTTGGATTTGGGAGATACCTTTTAACTATTTTGTAA
- a CDS encoding methyltransferase — protein sequence MLKDNGIFFNEPSISAEALRNFLSDCSRKFKELCILDAALEISLFDHLDSLKSADELSSEIGINYVILKNMCEILANLGFIKKEDESFKNTQLSSYYLKSNSFFYQKEVLKNIKNGFELWRRLTNVLENGPIKILEENCFQDNLIHSLASEILCGELQKTVRIIEKFPEFRKAKKLLDLGGGHGLCSIAFTRLNKDLEAYIFDFPDVIKDTEDYIKKFKAKRINVISGNLFKDDIGNGYDIVFFSYNPGGKNPNLVPKINSSLKEGGLFITKHAFYHRGEGSRDYLLDVEWNLSAFEGVQKGSKIYSFAEDFSYEDYLDLLEKYFSIERIVEEDEFGFYSYLSKFGDTLGSKIIIAKKKFGSAF from the coding sequence ATGTTAAAAGATAATGGTATTTTTTTTAATGAACCCTCAATAAGTGCTGAAGCGTTACGTAACTTTTTGAGTGATTGCTCAAGGAAATTTAAGGAACTTTGTATTCTTGATGCAGCTCTTGAAATAAGTTTATTTGATCATTTAGATAGTCTAAAAAGTGCTGATGAACTATCAAGTGAGATAGGAATAAATTATGTGATTTTGAAAAATATGTGTGAAATTCTGGCTAATCTCGGTTTTATAAAAAAAGAAGATGAATCCTTTAAAAATACTCAATTAAGCAGCTATTATCTAAAAAGCAACTCTTTTTTCTATCAAAAAGAAGTATTAAAAAACATAAAAAATGGTTTTGAGTTATGGAGGAGACTGACCAATGTTTTGGAAAATGGTCCTATAAAGATACTTGAGGAAAATTGTTTTCAAGACAACCTTATACATTCGCTTGCGTCAGAGATTTTATGCGGGGAGCTTCAAAAAACAGTTAGAATCATTGAAAAATTTCCTGAATTCAGAAAAGCAAAAAAACTTCTTGATCTGGGAGGAGGGCACGGGCTTTGTTCTATTGCTTTTACAAGATTGAATAAAGATTTGGAAGCATATATCTTTGATTTTCCTGATGTTATCAAGGATACAGAGGATTATATTAAAAAGTTTAAGGCAAAGAGGATAAATGTTATTTCAGGTAATCTTTTTAAAGATGATATTGGTAATGGCTATGATATTGTATTTTTTTCTTATAATCCAGGCGGAAAAAATCCAAATCTTGTTCCGAAGATAAATTCAAGTTTGAAAGAAGGGGGGCTTTTTATTACAAAACATGCTTTTTATCATAGAGGAGAAGGTTCGAGGGATTATCTTCTGGATGTAGAGTGGAATCTTTCAGCTTTTGAAGGAGTACAAAAAGGTAGTAAGATTTATAGTTTTGCTGAAGATTTTAGCTACGAAGACTATCTGGATTTGCTTGAGAAATATTTTTCGATTGAAAGAATTGTAGAAGAAGATGAATTTGGATTTTATTCATATCTTTCTAAATTTGGAGATACACTAGGTTCAAAAATTATTATTGCTAAAAAGAAATTTGGTAGTGCATTTTAA
- a CDS encoding WYL domain-containing protein → MPKEDKQKLLKFLKLISLEMGINSKDNLIRVFGSLGSLESTLRKIRKIRLESAMSPLISLKSKKYLYDSDSVLDEYLVIILSGQIKGTEAIRYAKIIELLKRDKLSIGEITDKLNDSLCQGKSSLLELRTIRNYLKILVSDGFVEKVKDKKYIKYKLKKGLELLPEHLLVKLYLFTDFFSNTGLLVTRSLILKYFLEKRLGTNKLKRIKNVICYKHSKPLRVFDDLNVLYILNLLECKKACSLELSLLPKSKNKPLEKITVIPQFLLFDYQLARWYLITDGDTKRVLIDRIYEFRKVIRGSDILDSHLEKRLDNLKKSWLVEEDAKEKEIIIKFYFDSSKSSKNFILNRVKKEAMDGQIEIIDKNSFILKILTRELNEIKPWIRSFGSSAQVLEPRSLRNSLIEEFISLKSTYESVISEGSL, encoded by the coding sequence ATGCCCAAAGAAGATAAACAAAAATTGTTGAAGTTCTTAAAATTGATAAGTTTAGAAATGGGTATTAATTCGAAAGATAACCTTATAAGGGTTTTTGGCTCATTAGGAAGCCTTGAAAGCACGCTTAGAAAAATCAGAAAAATCAGATTAGAATCGGCAATGTCTCCTTTGATTAGCTTAAAGTCAAAAAAATATCTATATGATTCAGATTCAGTCCTTGATGAATATTTAGTAATTATACTGTCAGGCCAGATAAAAGGAACAGAGGCAATAAGGTATGCAAAGATAATAGAATTATTAAAAAGAGACAAACTATCCATTGGTGAGATAACCGATAAGTTAAACGATTCCTTGTGTCAAGGCAAAAGCTCTCTTTTAGAGTTAAGAACAATAAGAAATTATCTTAAGATTTTAGTCAGCGATGGATTTGTCGAAAAAGTAAAAGACAAAAAATATATAAAATATAAACTAAAAAAGGGCTTGGAACTATTGCCAGAACACTTATTGGTAAAACTTTATCTTTTTACTGATTTTTTTTCTAATACAGGGCTTTTGGTAACCAGAAGCTTGATATTAAAATATTTTTTAGAGAAGAGACTTGGAACAAATAAGCTAAAAAGAATTAAAAATGTTATTTGCTACAAGCATTCAAAGCCGCTAAGGGTGTTCGACGATTTAAATGTTCTGTATATCTTAAATTTATTAGAATGCAAAAAAGCCTGTTCGCTTGAATTAAGTTTATTGCCAAAATCCAAAAATAAGCCTTTAGAGAAGATAACAGTTATACCTCAATTTTTACTATTTGATTATCAACTTGCAAGATGGTATTTGATTACTGATGGCGATACTAAAAGAGTATTGATTGACAGAATTTATGAGTTCAGAAAAGTTATAAGGGGATCGGATATTTTAGATAGCCATCTTGAAAAGAGATTAGATAATCTCAAGAAATCTTGGTTAGTTGAAGAAGATGCGAAAGAAAAAGAGATAATAATAAAATTCTATTTCGACAGCAGCAAAAGTTCAAAAAATTTTATACTAAACAGAGTCAAAAAAGAAGCAATGGATGGTCAAATAGAGATTATCGATAAAAATAGTTTTATTCTTAAGATATTGACAAGAGAATTAAACGAGATAAAACCATGGATAAGGAGTTTTGGCTCAAGCGCTCAGGTATTAGAACCACGTTCTCTAAGAAACAGTTTAATTGAGGAGTTCATTAGCCTAAAGTCTACTTACGAGTCAGTTATAAGTGAAGGCTCACTATGA
- a CDS encoding M48 family metallopeptidase: protein MEDIKLEKIIRSKRKTIALQITDNATLIVKAPFGIDEKRIWEVIQKHSNWIENKKKEIEARDLKVLKKEFVNGEGFLYLGKYYKLYIVDNQDIPLKLEDNFYLSRSFLDKARGVFIDWYKKEAFNIISERVKWYAQKSNLKYSKINITNAQKRWGSCSSNGNLNFSYRLIMAPISVIDYVVVHELAHLKEKNHGKNFWIKVRMLMPDYKKHENWLKRYNYMLLI from the coding sequence ATGGAAGACATAAAGCTTGAGAAGATAATTCGTTCAAAAAGAAAGACAATAGCACTCCAGATTACAGATAATGCTACGTTAATAGTCAAAGCACCTTTTGGTATAGACGAAAAGAGAATTTGGGAAGTTATTCAGAAGCATTCAAATTGGATTGAGAATAAAAAAAAGGAGATAGAGGCAAGGGATCTTAAAGTTTTAAAAAAGGAATTTGTTAATGGGGAAGGGTTTCTATATCTTGGCAAGTATTATAAGCTTTATATAGTGGATAACCAAGATATTCCTCTTAAACTTGAAGATAATTTTTATTTGTCGAGGAGTTTTTTAGATAAAGCAAGGGGAGTTTTTATTGATTGGTATAAAAAAGAGGCATTTAATATAATTTCTGAAAGAGTCAAATGGTATGCGCAAAAAAGCAATTTAAAATATAGTAAAATTAATATCACAAATGCGCAAAAAAGATGGGGTTCTTGTTCTTCAAATGGAAACTTAAACTTTTCATATAGACTTATAATGGCTCCGATTTCTGTGATAGACTATGTTGTTGTTCATGAGCTTGCACACCTTAAAGAAAAAAATCACGGTAAGAATTTCTGGATAAAAGTAAGGATGCTAATGCCAGATTATAAAAAGCATGAAAACTGGCTCAAAAGATATAATTATATGCTCTTAATATAA